Sequence from the Erythrolamprus reginae isolate rEryReg1 chromosome 2, rEryReg1.hap1, whole genome shotgun sequence genome:
agttgaagtccccacattttaaagtcaccaaggttgagaaataataTTACAAAAAGTCAGGTACaattgaaaagataaaaaagCACGCTTTAAACTTCTGTCTCTAAACCCAGTAACTcaggttttttaaataaatatatatatatatatatatatatatatatatatatatatatatatatatatatattttcattagacaaacaaaaacggacaacattcaacattcaaagagctaccattgctccgcttatcatagaagtctaactaataggaaaaaaaaccctaactatAACCAGATCGATTCAGAAATATAACACTCACactctatattcttattaaatttagcTCTGTTGTTTATACGTTATAGTTtatataactttaattaattttcttatctataaaatataaacTACCTAATctagtaataaaatataaaaagataacactttaatatttgtaatattgcaaaaatactctgtgtttatattatttttaaactattacattctatctattgctatcatgttattaattaattaattaatattcacttatttaatataactaaagaaaaaaacacattgtcatattaatttctaaatattctttcatatatacatacaattaaCCTTCTAATTAAtaagttcaaataattataaatccTTACTTATATAGTTTTACCaccatttatatattttgtcccatattttataaaattctgtttcgacttgattattcaaacgttttgtcatcatatctagttctgcacattccataatttttttttaaatacttctacatcttttggtatttccttttctttccatttctgtgcgaatgtaattcttgccgcaactaatatatgtattattaaataataaatttcttttttatacttcgtATTTGAGATACCCAGTAGGAAGAATTCaggatgtatgtatgtttttttaatcgtttcctttgttatttcttttatccatttctctactttattccaatatttcttggctTCAGAGCATGTCTACCATGCGTGAAAATATGTGCcggtttcttttttacatttccaacggATGGGCGAAacagtaggaaacattttagaaatcctatatggtgggagatgccatctgtaaaacatcttaatttgattttctttaaaggaaactgatcttgttattttccaattatatacccatatcttttcccatgtttctaaatttatctctttggcaaagtttttgcaccaactgatcatattgtctttcaatatccaacctatcgttctataatttattaaatatttatatacatttccaattaatttggcttgattttgaattaataatttacttaatatattattttcttttctgaaaatataGGTTTTAATATCCATTTGATATCTAGAGCTAATCtggatatattgccaccaatccaaGTCAATACCTAACtcttgtaattcttgttttgttcttagttttagtccctatatttccaaatctttccttcttttatgaAATTCGGGTGAGAAATGGCTTCAATAGGTGAAATCCAtgctggcattactaaaaaaaacCACTAACTCAGGTTTTTAATCACCATGGGATTTCCTATTTTCTTTCACACAAAGGCTAGCCTCAGAAATATTTTTTACAAGTACATTCCCCTAACTCAGAGGTGCCCATGGGCCATGGGCCATTACCAAGCCTTGAGCCTTTTGGATCTGGGCTGTGGAGGTGGCAAGTGAGTGTGTGAGCATACACACTGTGGAGGTGGCAAGTGAGTGTGTGagcatacacacattccccactcACGCAAACAGCAAGCCTGTGTGCCTGCCACACAAACAGATTACCTTCTACACTCCACCCTACCCCAGCAGTCCACAGATgaaaaggttggggaactctTTTCTAACCATAATATTATAATACACCCTTGTTCTCTATGTATCAAACTCTAGCAGGCATTTCCTATTATGGCTGAAGAAAGTGTTGTCTCTTTATGTATGTTTAGCCTGGAATAGAACAAACTAGCCTAAATAGAATTAACCACccaaaagaaaagcaagaaattcTAGTCCCTTTCCTAAAAATCATCTAAATCTCTGGAAAAAAATGTTATTCAAAAATTCTGCAGACTTACTCACTTGTCAGATTTAACAGGACTATTCGTTattcaaaagaaagaagaaagcagctTGAGAGTTGACCGGGCTGTATCCtgatcacacacaaaaaaagatccGGAAAAGAGCAACTTTATATATTCCGGGAAGATCCATTGACCAACTGGTTTCTGTCCACAAGGGGGGAGGAAGCTGCAAATGTTGGCAAAAGGCTCCAATATCAAAGACATGAAAAAACAGAGAACTTCCTTCAAATGGGGTGAGGGAACTCTAGAGGGAAGGACAGTCACTATCTCTGGTAGGCAGCCTTGAAACTAACCATTACAACATCTGTCCATATTTAAAAGGAACTAAAGAACCTGACTCACAGCTAAGTTTAGATCAACTGGTTTCTGTCCCACAAGAAATATTTGGTCCAGAACTAATTCCAACATGGAAGGTCTTTTATTTGCTCCTTGGACTCCTTGTCTTTGCACTTTTATCAGCCTTTTATTTCCAGAAATCAGGCTCTGGATTAAATGGTACTCCAGACAAAAAACGAGAAGAGTATCTTGCTTTTAGACATGATAACAGCTGTCTAGCAAGGTGAGTTATGAGCTATTTTTAAATCATCAGAAATTTAATTTCTTACATGGTAAAAATGAAAAGTCAACGAATACAAGGAGCAAATAAAGGATCTTCATGTTGGGATTGGTCCTGGACTAAATCTTTCTTGTGGGACAGAAACTAGCTCTCAACCCTGCTGTATCTCCTTCAGAAGTATCTTATATATCTTAGaagtattttatatatcttttctcccatccatatatccttcctctactcttcattgatgtattatattctcatatctcttcttctatcccttccctgatatttactactactgtacacgtttttattctccttaactttcaatttgtattggacaaaataaataaataaataaatacatacatacatacatacataaataaattaataaataataataaataaataaataataaataaataaataaataaaaattaaaataaaataaacaaacaaataaaaaacccaccctgttttgcctcagagaatttcaaaataaaatactgtactgtgtgtctataacagtgagctcataatagggcaactctatcaatatcaaaatgccacttaaatagttgagctagtttcaaactagattttgattttctttctctcttccttactcccattctttttctttatcttttccttcctctcttttttctatctgtttctctctcttcctctcttcctctctctctccttccctctcactctttccctctcggcttctgggcaggtttggaaaactctgagttgatgatgatttttaagtgagcgattgctcactgctcagcttagagggaactatgattaacacccttgaaaatgtccaaaaatatttcaccagaagagcccttcactcctccactcgaaatagaataccctatgagactagactttcaatcctaggcctagaaagtttagaactaagacgccttaaataagatctaaatattgcccacaagatcatatgctgcaacatcctgcctgtcggtgactacttcagcttcaaccacaacaacacaaaagcacacaacagatttaaacttaatattaaccgctccaaacttgactgtaaaaaatacgacttcagtaaccgagttgttaaagcgtggaactccatagtgtcatccccaaacccccaacactttacccttagattatctacggttgacctatccagattcctaagaggtcagtaaggggcgagtactagagtgccttctgtcccctgtcctattgctctcctatatctcctattcctttcttctattcctatatctcttcttctattctttcattgatatgttctattactataccttcttttctattatttcttagatatattttactatgagtatctcctctataaccttcatcatgtattttactatgtgtatatagatatatacccactaaaaccctcattgtgtattggactaaataaataaataaataaataaataaaaataaaacaattggacggggacggaaggcacgctggtgcacttatgcacgccccttactggcctcttaggaacctggagaggtcaatcgtggtcAATTTATTGCTGCAAACACTTCAATTACACATGAAAAAGAGAACCACGAACACCCAAGAATATCAGAGCTTCAACCCCTGCCCCCTAAAACCTTCTCAATGACTGTGAAATCAATTAAAGGAACAGGGTGGAGATTTCTGAACAGAAGTTTGCATAAAACCTCTCTCTCTACCGTAAAGTCGAGGAATGCACAAAGGGAGGTCGAATATTATACTGATGCGGAAGCCGTTCCAACTTTTTCAGCCCAACAATAGCATGACGAGGATGGAAAAAATCTGCAAGTAATTCAGTCAGAAACATTTCCTACCTTAAAAGCCACAAACACAGCTTCTCACtttaaaagaaggggggaaaggagggtCAACCTTTGTTACCTTGGAAAGGGGTTGTACTGGTGGGAGACAGCACAGGGGTCCCTGATAGCAAGGGCTGTGACGAATTTGTGGATTACCCCTGCCAGGAAGACTGTCAGAGCAATCCTTGCCTCTCTGCTGATCCTGGGCAGGATCCTCAATTCAAAGCACTCGGAACTGACGTTTCCCTGTTCCTTAAACTTAGCAGAccgttcactttccctcccagatTGCAGAGTGCCTGGGTGCAGCtttaagagggagggagaaggagggtgtgtgtgtgtatgcacacttGTGGGCTCAGGTGGTGGTGGGAGATTTAAAAGACTGTTGTGTAGCTTCTAATCCAGCATGGAGCCTTCCACCGTGCCTCCAGGCATCCTGcaaatgggctgctgccccctccCCTCAGCTAGCTCTCTGCCCAAATTTTGTGGCTACTCCTCGTAAATCCCCGGGGTGCGAAGACTTGCTGAGGGGAGAGGGCAGCCCGTTTGCAGGGTGCCTGGAGGCACAGGGGAGGGCTCTGTGGATTAGAAGTTTCACTTGAAGTTATTtagctcccaccaccaccaccacccaagccCTCGTGTGTGCCTGCAcacacactctccttctccctccctcttaacATTGCACCAGGGCACCCTGcaaccttggagggaaagtgggaTGGTATGCTAAGTTTAAAAAGCAGGGAAAAGTGGCCTCCGAGGGCTTTGAATGTTTGTAGGGCGCCTGGAGGCACAGGGGAAGGCTCCGTGCTGGATTAAAAGCTTCACGACAAAGTCTTTtaaaccatacacacacacacacacacacacttcctccctccattctctCCTAGTCACACCTGCCTGGTACTTGGGAAGTGCTGCATGGAAGTTTCTTCTTGCCTGCAAGAAGTGAAACAGTGACGAGATGGCGCCACGGGGACAGGGGCAGGGTCCTGCCTATCTCTACAACTCCTGCAGTTGCTCCTCCAGTGCTGGGACTCCCCTGTTGGTCCTGCACTCACAGGGGCTTCATGGCTTgggctccttctttcctttcccttccttctctttttatctgctttgccttactctccttctttcctttcctccttttctttcctcctttcttattattaatttcttattatttcttattattatcttcctttctttcttattaaggggcgtacataaatgcactagtgtgcctttcgtcccccgtccaattgtctttcttttatctcatatatcatatatattttcttcctttcatatatcttctcctctatttttatattttttttctttatatatatattacctcatgtctattctcttctatatgtattgtgtattggacaaaataaataaataaataaataaataaataaataaataaataaataaataaataaataaataaataaataaataaataaataaataaataaataaataaataaataaataaataaataaataaaaattatctctatctcccttttttcctttctattttctcaGCGGAGAAGAAAGTTTCTGGTGACCCTGCTGGCCCTTTGGCTCCAGGGGGCAGCATCGGGGCAGAACGTGTGGATGGGGCAGCAAGGGACTGAAGTGCCAGAAGTGGGGGGCCAACCAGGGTTTCTCCCACTGCCCCTCCCCTCGTGCCTCCCCTAACCCTACACCAATCCACGTACAATTAAGCCAGCAAAGAGAGGATTTACTTCACAAGCCTGTTACAGTGCATTCTGCTCACTGAGTATCCTCACTGCTCACTGAGTATGCTCACCATGAACCTGGAAGTTCTATGGTCGCTGCCTGGCATGCCCAGCGACATGGttctgcctgccacctgtggcacgtgtgctataaattcaccatcacagccctgtttgtttgtttgtttgtttgtttgtttgttggtttgtttgttggttggttggttggttggttggttggttgattgattgattgattgattgattggatttgtatgccgcccctctccgtggactcagggtggctaacagcagtgataaaaacaatatgtagcaatccaataataaaacaactaaaaaacccttatgataaaaaccagacatacatactgacataccatgcataaactgtagaggcccagggggaaagaatatctcagttcccccatgcctgacggcagaggtgggttttaaggagcttatgaaaggcgaggaaggtgggggcaattctgatctctggggggagttggttccagagggccggggccgccaaagagaaggctcttcccctgggtcccgccaaacgacattgtttagttgacgggacccggagaaggcccactctgtggggcctaactgatcagtgggattcgtgcggcagaaggcggtcccggagataatctagtccggtgccatgaagggcctagggagttgggcagcatagaaatataaataaataagtaaataaaatctgCAATTCACCCATTATGAATAATGCCAGTTAACGAGATCTATAAGACCTGAAACTCCATTTTGATGGGCAAAGAGTGGATGAAACTGAGATCTCCTCTAATAATTTGGaatctattgttgtgagccacgccgagtcttcgtagaggggcggcatccaaatctaataaattattataaattattattattaatctggaGACAAAAATCACTTTTTCCCTGGCTTCTCTGGGAAACCCAAAATCAGGTAAGTCTGGAAATTGTTGTAGACTCATTGGAAGACAAAGGACTTTGTTTAGCTGTCCTAATTAACTTGACAAAGTGTGTTAGTCAATTGTTGTTCTTGTATATGGAACTTCTGTACATTAATCACTTTTTGGCTGTGTGAGGTGCATTGACATCATACTCAGCAAAAACCCTTTGTTCTTTTTCCAGTTCTTCGTGTAGGTGCACAAACACAAAGTGTTCCCAGACTCTGATCATCAGAGTTTAATTATAGCAACTTTAAAATCCTCACCATCCCTATTTCTATAACTACCTCTCAGCTAACTATTCTACGGGCAACTTCAAGCACCAATTCATGACTGAGGACTGTAACTAAGGGATAACGTGGTCTCCTATCCCACTTGGGCAAAAATTACTTTCTAACTTGGAGGCTGGCTTTGTAAAACCAGTTACCCAATTGTATCAGACTGGCTGTTTGAAGAACCTGAATGAACTGTCACTTCCTCTTGCGAAGACTATAAACTTGCTTCTACCAAAAATATCTAAAAGTTCTAAAAGATGGATGAAGATGAAGATATGAGTATAGATCGAAGTAAGAGAGACCACTCCTTGCCAGCCATTAAAGGAAAGAAAGGTAATAACTAACAGCtacttatttttctttattttgcataTTGCCACtccgttgttttttttaaagggatgtTAAGAAAAAGATGAAAGTGAATCTAGTCCCTAATGTTCTTGGGGTGGGAGGTTACATTTGTTAAATGTCATTTCTGTTTAACAGAGAATGCTTTCCTTGATTATCTACACATCCTTTAAGTTCTTTCTGTGTATTTAGCAATTatgagatggagggagagaatgaaattGGTCCAATTGTTAAGGCACCGGACTATGAACCCAGAGTCATCTGGTGAAGACTCCTAGCCTTCACCAGActaggagtcttggtggataaccaactaaacatgagccagcaatgtgcagcagcagctaaaaaagccaacacaatcttaaactgcatcaacagggggatacactccacgactagggaggtattaataccactctataatgccctggtcagatcacacctggagtattgcattcagttctggtcaccatgcttcaaaagagacatagaaattcTGGCAAGGGTACGAGAGAatgagtttggtctagtggttaggaCTAcaatgaattctagttctgccttagccatAAAAACCAGCTAGGGATTTTGGGctggtcactttctctcagcctaaGTCACCACAcagagttgttgtggggaaaatagaaggaggagggATTATTATATATGTTCATCTGGTgttgagttgtttataaaaataataaaggcaggatatgaaATCAATGTATAAATTACATCCAGAAGCTAGAGACTAAATAGAGAGGTTGGTTTATATAAATTGGTTTGATGAATAAATCAATCATATTTGAGGCAATTTAACCCTAGACAAGAGGCAAGGTGACTCAAGGGCTCAATGATGCTGGAGATGATCTCAGTTCTGGTAGTTTGAGCCCTAGCATTGTGTGACAGAGTGAACTCGCTTCAGCTTCTGTCCACCTAATTGTTTGAAAGCTTGTTCTTTGCAGGTAAGAAAatgggtaccacttcagtgggagaCAAGTCGGTGCTCTGCGCAAGCAGGCAGTTTCCTGAGAGCTCTGAACCTTTCTGATTGCGGTGCCCACCCAAGGGGCCTTAGGTGACATTGCAGGAagatcttcttttctttctctctggtaTGAAGCCAGTTTGCCCTCCTGTGACACACCTTGCATATTCTTACTAGGGTTGGTGCCTTGGCAAGCCTAACTACTCAGAAACCACCCTCGGTGTCAGCACTGGTGAGCTGAGCTGTTATTTAGCTCAGCTGAGGCACGGCAATCTGCTCAGGCACGCAAATCAGCTGAGCTAAAAAACAAGGGaatataggacagggaatggtGGGAGCGGGAGGGCCGGGCCAGCCAGAAGTTGCATTTGCTGATTCTActtaactactcaaaatttctgcttccAGTTCatctgaactggtccaaactagcTGAATAGCACCTCTGAATAAGTGGCTTGGGTGCAGTTCTAAAACTGGAACACCACTCAAACACCATAGGCATTGACAAATTTGCCATTAGTCAATTCCTGAAGGCaactttacttggaacagtttcCATCCTGCGacaaggaaataaaagaagaatggaatgggatgggatgggatggaagggaatgggatgggatggaaggggatgggatgggatggaaagggatgggatgggatgggatgaaattctttattagccaagtgtggttggacacacgaggaatttgtcttcagtgcatatgctctcagtgcacataaaagaaaagatccatttgacaagaatcatttattttatttatttatttatttattagatttgtatggcacccctctccaaagattcagggCAGCGATTACAACATTTAattattgtcatggggtcaaataagcaatcagggggaaaaaatcaatattaataaaacagtAGAAACACACGAAGAATCACAATAAAGATTGTGGCGCCCACAAACCAGCATCGAGTAAATCAGATcgatgatgtcaccagcaggttgttaccagtttgggcaatctgatccaaaccaggaggaaccgatCCCTGATAAATGTATACTCAGagagagctccatttttggggtggggtggagctccatttttgctacccctctgccccccccccccaggcagtagCACACCCCTGGGCATATAGTCTTGGAAATAGGAATCAGGccaaaagccatcatgtggagttagaggctttggcctgccatagTAGCACAATATTAGGAGAATTGAGAAGGGTAGTGAATGAGAgggaagttactagccacaacaaattcctttcttagagtccaaggtcatctttcaTTCTGCATTAACTGAACAAAAGAAGAAGTCGGTGGAATCCCTGCACTAGGACTGGTCCTGGTGataaacttgtgggtgtggggatgtggggTGAACGTTAACCTGGGTGGGCTACTGGAAAGGAGTTAGTATCAGAATGGCAATagcgtgaccaacatggctctgataataaatcgaaTCTTATACGAGAGaactggactggaatctgatttatttctcagatgctatttggggcgttgGCAACGAGCCCATCAAGAGATATTACACTTTGTCATCCCAAGGATAACTGAGGATATAGTACTCTATTTGTTGTGGCTAGATAAGTAGGGCCCCACTATCTGGTGGGGCTTGCAGACATATGAGGCTCAGCCTAGGACCCATACCATATGCACAGGAGGAAAGATGTTCATTTCCAGTGCAGGCCACTAAAGGGGAGAAGAGTAACACGTCAGTGAACACAATCACAGAGTTGGGTTACCCTTGGAATATGAAGACCTGTGAGAGGTCTTCAATGAACAGGAGTGTAACAACCTACCTCCTCATAGGCCCACCGACTGTGGGATAGAGATTTAGGCTATTTAATTTTTGTACTTATTTtactgttgtatgccaccctgggTCTGTCAGGAgaggggtggcctataaatttgataaataaagaagtaaacaaacaaataaatattggttGTACTTTTTCCAGGTCCACCAACTCATCCTACTGATGCAATGCCTTGTCTGCTATGCCCGTCTCTTTTGTgctgcctcctcttcctcttacCATTAGCCTGTGGTTCTGGTTCCAATGGGGACACAGTGGTCATAACCAGCAGTGGCCCTATTAAGGGCAAGCAATTGCTCTCTGGCCTTGGATCTGTGACAGCCTTTCTAGGCGTTCCTTATGCTGAGCCTCCCCTGGGGAAGTTGCGTTTCCAGAAACCTCGCCCACATCAGCCATGGAGTCAAACATTGGAAGCCACCAGCTTTGGCGATTCCTGTCCTCAATTTATTTCCCGGGATGCCCCTGAAGCAGAGATATGGTCTCCTAAAACACCACTGTCAGAAGATTGCCTTTCCCTTAACATCTGGGTGCCACATCCACAACCTTCTTCACCAGTGCCAGTTTTGGTCTGGATACATGGAGGGAGTTTTGCATTCGGCTCAACTTCTATGGACATCTTCAATGGGACACATTTGGCTGCCACTGAGAATGTCATTGTGGTCACCATGAATTATCGCTTGGGAGCCCTGGGCTTTCTGTACTTGCCACCAGCTGCTCCAGGGAACTTAGGCTTATGGGACCAACAGCTGGCCCTGAGGTGGATAAAAGAGAATGCAGCTGTCTTTGGGGGAGATTTTTCTTGGGTGACCATTTTTGGAAACAGTGCTGGAGCAGCTTCTGTGAATTTCCACCTTCTCGCACCAAAAAGCCAGGATCTTTTTGCCCAAGCGGTGATCCAGAGTGGAACAGCCAATGCCTTCTGGGCTTGGAAGACTCCTGAGGAAGCCAGACAAAAATCACTAGAATTTGCTCATCTGCTAGGTTGCTCCAAGGACAACAAGATCAGCATAGTGCGTTGTTTGCAAACAAAAAATGTTTCTGAACTTATGCAGCATGAAATAGCTATGACCTTCAAAGGTGTCCTTGCAGATTTTCCCTTCAAACCAACTGTAGATGGGGAGTTTTTGCTTGGTGATCCAGAAAAGCTCATGGAGGAGGGGCAAATTCCGGTCAAACCAGTCCTCATGGGTATAACCTCTGATGAAGCAGCCACATTCATTCCCTATATTTTCCCTAACATCACTGACAATCTCATCAATCAGGAGCAGCTTCTGAAAGGGATAGGGCTGTTGGTGCCAAATGCAACTGAAGATTTTATTCGGACTATTGCATTGAGATACAGTGAAGGACAACATGGCCCAGCACAATACCGCTCCGCTCTGTCCCACTTCTATACAGATCGGATCTATGCATGCCCATCAAGGGAAGCTGCAGGAAATATCAGGAAAACTGGGAGTCCTGTATATGCCTATTTATTCGCACATCGCCCTTCATGGTCAATATGGCCTGAATGGATTGGGGCATCTCATGGTGCTGAGGTTCCTTTTGTTTTTGGAACTCTTGAATCAGTGATGCCCATCAATCAAACATACACAGAGGCTGAAGCCAGACTGAACCATAAGATGATGTACTACTGGGCAGAGTTTGCCAGAACTGGGTAAGTGGTTCACTTTATTTTTATGTCCCTTTGTGTTTCCTTGGGTTGTAGTTTCTCAAGTCAAAACCAGAAAATCCCTGTTAAAAACATGGTACGAAATCAAAAAGAaacattatacagtgatccctcgattagcacggtctcgattagcgcgaaacgctgcaacgcggtttttcaaaaaatattaattaaaaaataagtccgcgctagttctctctctctttctctccctgttgccggcgtggtatatgagagagaaagagagaggcagaggtcgggcgcattaccgggaggtggaggcggcgtggggacgctgggtgccagggacaccgaggagggggtggacgtggcctctcagctgcagagccgaacaagggcggaggcaacggcggagtccggcgctggggccatgcggggctgctcatccaggggggcatggactggcaagtcgccctcctttctctttctttctctctcttataccacaccggtaacagggagagaaagagagagagcggagggcaccttgccggtccacgcccccctagat
This genomic interval carries:
- the LOC139159376 gene encoding cholinesterase-like — protein: MPCLLCPSLLCCLLFLLPLACGSGSNGDTVVITSSGPIKGKQLLSGLGSVTAFLGVPYAEPPLGKLRFQKPRPHQPWSQTLEATSFGDSCPQFISRDAPEAEIWSPKTPLSEDCLSLNIWVPHPQPSSPVPVLVWIHGGSFAFGSTSMDIFNGTHLAATENVIVVTMNYRLGALGFLYLPPAAPGNLGLWDQQLALRWIKENAAVFGGDFSWVTIFGNSAGAASVNFHLLAPKSQDLFAQAVIQSGTANAFWAWKTPEEARQKSLEFAHLLGCSKDNKISIVRCLQTKNVSELMQHEIAMTFKGVLADFPFKPTVDGEFLLGDPEKLMEEGQIPVKPVLMGITSDEAATFIPYIFPNITDNLINQEQLLKGIGLLVPNATEDFIRTIALRYSEGQHGPAQYRSALSHFYTDRIYACPSREAAGNIRKTGSPVYAYLFAHRPSWSIWPEWIGASHGAEVPFVFGTLESVMPINQTYTEAEARLNHKMMYYWAEFARTGNPTGSAATKDEWPLYNATEHNFFLLNTEPFQERVIEHCGFLKTLFSKAEETQLPPGYHRWGTNVVDRTVCEFQNP